The Williamwhitmania sp. nucleotide sequence TCACCCTGTTGGCGTTGAAGGAGATGCATTGCCGGTCCTTATTCCATTTGAGGAGTACGAGGCAATAAGGCTTTCCGATTATGAGCTACTTGGGCAGGCTCAAGCTTCAGTAGTCATGGGTGTTTCGCGGCCCACATTTACTCGTATATACGAGAGTGCTAGAAGGAAAGTGGCTCTGGCATTCGTTCTTGGTAGACCCATAGTTTTTGAGGGTGGAAAAGTTTATTTCGATAGCGAATGGCATAAGTGTAACGGCTGTGGCTGCTGGTTTAACCATCCGCAGAAGTCCGAGCCAGTAGCAAGTTGCCCATTGTGTGGAAGTTCACATGTTGAAGTTTGTGATGTTATACCGAGCGATGTGGACTTGGCCGCTTCTGTTAAGGAACTATGTGTATGCTCAAAATGTGGATTCCAGAAACCCCACCGTCATGGCCAGCCTTGTAAAAATGAAACTTGCCCAATGTGTGGCTCACCCATGCGACGAAAGAATTGATAGCAGGGTTTTAATTTTCGAAAGTAACATAAATCTTAAAAATACGACATATGAAGGTTGCAATAACAAGTAGTGGTAATAGCCTCGATAGCACTCTGGATAAGCGATTCGGTCGATGTTCTTTTTTCGTAATCTACAACCTTGAATCGAAGGGGTTTGAAGTGATTCCTAATCCTGCTCGTGATTCACAGGAGGGGGCAGGTCCTGCCGCTGTGCAGCTGGTTGCATCCAAAGGGGTGAGTAAAATTGTGTCGGGAGAATTTGGCATTAAGATAAAACCCTTACTCGATAGCCTGCAAATGCAGCTAATTGTGTTGAAGGAGGCTGACAAAACTATTCAAGACATCATCGAAATGTTAAATCATAAGGAGGTATAGGTATGCCACATCTTAGCAAAACAGGTCCGCAGGGCAATGGGGAAAAAACAGGTAGGGGGTTGGGTGATTGTGCTCAACACTCAACCGATGAAATGCTTGCTAAATTAGGTCGTGGCCAAGCCAAGCGGAGAAATGCTGGTGGCGGTGAAGGAAAGGGCAAGCGTCGTAGGAGTGAAAAGGAATAGTTTAACCATTTAACTTGATATATTATGCCACGATTTGATCAAACTGGTCCAGTGGGGCAAGGCTCCATGACTGGACATAAGAGGGGGCGCTGCACCAATTTTGGTGCCGGTAGAAATAATGACATCCCAACGGTTGAAGTTTCGGATGCCAATAATAATTCAGAAACGCCAGCCAGCGAAGGATTTGGCATGCGTAGAGGTGGAAGAGGAATGGGAAGAGGCGCAGGTCAAGGTCAAGGACGTCGTAGACAAGGGCAGCATTAATGCCCCTGTAGCACTCTTTCTAGAATACCATTTTTAACGCATTTTAGTCTTGATTAACAAACACTTAAATAACTTTGGGATGAAAAAGATAATAGCCATACCTCTAGCCGGAGAGGTTCTGAGTGAGCACTTTGGCCATTGCCAGCAGTTTGCTTTTGTTACCGTGGAAAACGATAAAATTTTGACTGAAACAAGAATCACTCCACCGGAACATCAGCCGGGTCTTTATCCTCGTTGGGTTGCAGAGCAGGGTGCTTCTATTGTGGTAGCCGGAGGAATGGGACAGCAAGCCATTTCGCTCTTTAATCAGCAGGGAATTGATGTTTTTGTTGGTGCTCCAGTGAAAGCGGCCAAGGCGCTGGTTACCGATTTTTTGGCTGGTAGTCTAAGTTTGAATGCCAACTACTGTAACCACGACCACGATCATCACAATCACTAATTTTCCTGCATTATGGAAAAGGTTAAGATTGGAATAATTATTTGCGATAGGTATCGTACCTGTGCCGGTGGAAAGTGCTTCCGTGCTGTGCATAATCGCGAAGGAGCATTTGCTCGCTATAAGGGACAGGAGGTTGAAATTGGCGCTTTTACCACCTGTGGCGGATGTCCTGGCGGAAATATTGAATATGCTCCCGAGGAGATGAAGAAGAATGGGGTTACGCACATTCACTTTGCTACTGGGTTCATTGTGGGCTATCCTCCTTGTCCGTATATGGAGTATTTCCGTGATTTTATTGTCGAAAAGTATGGAATGGAGGTTGTATTTGGCACGCATCCAATTCCTCAGAAATACTTCGCTACTCACGGTGTGCTAAATACCTGGAAGAACCTTGTTCAGAAAGGTGTTCTTGATCAGACCCTAACAAATGAGCAGCTGAGGTTGACCTATGACTGAGCGCACTACCCAGCTAAAAATTGCCATTGCAAGTGGGAAGGGTGGAACAGGGAAGACTTTTGTTTCCACCAATATGTTTCGATCGCTGCAGCAATATGGTAGCAATGTAGTATTGGTTGATTGTGATGCCGAAGCACCCAATTCTGTTGCTTTCTTTCAAGCAAAGGAGGTTGCCCGACAGGTTGTTAAACAGTTGGTTCCGGTTATCGATACCAAAGCTTGCACATTTTGTGGACGCTGTCATGACTGGTGCAGCTACAATGCCATTTTTATCCTTCCACCAGCCAAGGTAATTCAGGTGATTGATGACTTGTGCCATGGCTGCGGTGCCTGCAGTGTTGCGTGTAAGGCAAATGCCATTAGCGAAAAGCCGGTTTCGCTTGGCGAAGTTGCAAGTTATACTACCGATGAAGGTTACCAAATTATAGAGGCAAACATGGCGGTGGGTGTCATGTCACCTGTTTCGCTCATTAAGGCAGCTATTGCCAATATTCCAGCCGAGGCAGATCTTGCCATACTAGATTCTCCTCCAGGAACTTCCTGTCCCTTTGTACAAACGGCTTCTGCTGCCGACTATGTGGTGCTTGTTACAGAACCCACGCCTTTTGGGCTAAGCGATTTAAAGCAGAGCGTGAACACTCTCAAGGAGATTGGAAAACCCTTTGGCGTAATTGTAAATCGTGCCGGACTGGGCAATAGAGACATTTACACCTATCTTAAAGAGGAGAAGATTGAACTTCTTTTGGAGATTCCTTACGATGCTCATATCGCCGAGGTCTATTCTAGAGGGGAACTTATTGTTAATACCATGCCCAACATTGGTATGCAGCTCAATAATGTGGTCACAAAAATTATTAGAAAACATGGAAGTAGCGGTAATAAGCGGTAAGGGTGGAACTGGAAAATCCAGCATTACTGCTGCTTTTGCGACTATGGGCGGAAGCGTTGTGTTGGCCGATTGTGACGTGGATGCTGCCAACCAATACCTTATTTTTAATCCAACAAACGAGGAAGAGCAAACATACATTGGCGGGCATAAGGCTGTAATTGATTATGGTCTTTGCACCGGATGCGGCTTGTGTATGAGCTACTGTCGTTTTGGTGCAATCTCCATACAAAATGGCCGGGTTACCATCTCCGAAACCTCTTGCGACGGCTGCTTTTTGTGCTCTAGAATCTGTCTTTCGAAGGCAATTACAATGGTGCCAAGCGATAAAAGCCGCATGTATTCTGGCCTCTTTCGCAACGGACGAATGGTATATGGTCGACTGGCTCCAGGTGAGGAGAATTCGGGTAAGCTGGTAAACATGGTTCGCGATAAAGCTAGGGAGGTGGCGTCGAAACATAGTATACAAACAATCGTGGTGGATGGCCCTCCCGGAGTTGGCTGTCCGGTTATCTCCACAATAACCGGTGTGGACAAGGTTGTGATTGTTACCGAGCCAACCGTTTCGGGAGAGCATGACCTTAAGCGTGCTGTTGAAATTGCTGAGAAGTTTAACCTGCTGCCCGAGGTAATAATCAACAAGTGCGATATCAACTCTGGCGTGTCACAGCATATTGAGGAGTGGTGCAGCCAAAGGGGCATTACTGTTTCTGGAAAGTTACCCTTCGATAAAAGGGTGGTTGAGGCAATGGTTAATCATCAAAGCGTGGTTGAGCGCTATCCCGATGCCGAAATCAGCATAATGTTGAGGGAGGTTTGGAACAATATTGTGAAGCAGGAAGTAGCAAAGTAGGCTAACCAATATATTTTAAAACCAGAGTATTTGGCTGGTTTTAAAAGGTATAGCGGTGGCCACTTAAACAGTAACAGATTATGTAAAATATCAAATTATGAGTCAACATTTTGAAAAAATTTCATTGCCAGGGGTAAAAAACATTATCGTTGTTGCTTCAGGTAAGGGAGGCGTTGGAAAGTCCACCGTTTCGGTCAATCTAGCCATTGCTCTTGCAAGAAATGGGGTTAAAGTTGGACTTGTGGATGCTGACATTTACGGTCCATCAGTTCCCCGTATGTTTGGAATGGAGCAGGTGGTACCAGAGGTTACGGTGATGGGTGACAAGGAGGTGATGTTTCCGGTGGAAAAGTATGGCGTAAAGATGATCTCCATAGGTTTTTTTGTCGGAAAGAGTCAATCCCTGATTTGGCGCGGACCAATGGCAGCCAATGCCATTACTCAACTTTGTGAAAATACGCAATGGAATGACCTTGATTACCTAGTTATTGATTTTCCTCCTGGTACTGGTGATATTCAGCTTTCACTGGTCCAAAAGTTGGCATTACGTGGTGCAATAATTGTTACCACACCGCAGGAAATCGCGCTGAATGACGCCCGAAAAGCTGCTTCAATGTTTTCCAACCCCGACCTCAAGGTTCCTATTCTTGGAGTGGTTGAGAACATGTCGTGGTTTACTCCAACGCAGCATCCCGAAGAGCGTTACTTTGTTTTTGGCGAAGGGGGTGGACAGATTCTAGCTTCTGAACTTGGGGTTTCGTTGCTTGGACAAATTCCTCTTGTTATGGAGGTTGGGCTGGCTGCGGAAAAGGGGTTCAGCGTTTTTTCTCAATCCAACCAACAGGCGGTGGCTGTTTTTGAGCAAATTGCGGAGCAGGTAATGACAGCGGTGGAGGCCTAGTATATGGTATCTAATCTTTAACAATAGTTACTTAACATAAGCAAAACAATGAGAAATACAGACGTATTAATAATTGGTGGGAGTGCTGCCGGCATGGTGGCAGCCGTTTCGGGGAAATCATCTTGGCCCGAAAAAAGTTTTCTTCTTGTTAAGAAGCAAAAGGATGTTATGGTACCATGTGGAATTCCATACATCTTTGGAACACTCGAAAGTAGCCAGCAGAACATAATGCCGGTAGATGCAGCACTAGGCAAAAGCGGTATTGTTTCTTTGGTTGATGAGGTAATTTCCATCGACAAGGAGGCAAAAACCGTAACGCTGGCAAGTGGCGAGGTAATTGGCTACGATAAACTGGTTATTGCCACTGGTTCAACACCCGTAAAGCCAAAATGGCTTAAGGGAGCTGAAAAGGAAAATGTCTTTACCATTCCAAAGGACAAAGTATACCTGGACGAGATGAAAAGTATGCTTATTGGGAAGAAGAAGATAGTTGTTATTGGAGCAGGGTTTATTGGTGTGGAGTTTTCGGATGAGCTGAAAAAGGCTGGGTTCGACGTCACCTTGGTGGAGAAGCAGGAAAATATTCTCAGCATGGCCTTCGATATTGAACTTTCTTCCAAAATTGATGAGCTGCTAACTAGTCGTGGAATAAAAATTC carries:
- a CDS encoding DUF5320 domain-containing protein, producing MPRFDQTGPVGQGSMTGHKRGRCTNFGAGRNNDIPTVEVSDANNNSETPASEGFGMRRGGRGMGRGAGQGQGRRRQGQH
- a CDS encoding ATP-binding protein, producing MEVAVISGKGGTGKSSITAAFATMGGSVVLADCDVDAANQYLIFNPTNEEEQTYIGGHKAVIDYGLCTGCGLCMSYCRFGAISIQNGRVTISETSCDGCFLCSRICLSKAITMVPSDKSRMYSGLFRNGRMVYGRLAPGEENSGKLVNMVRDKAREVASKHSIQTIVVDGPPGVGCPVISTITGVDKVVIVTEPTVSGEHDLKRAVEIAEKFNLLPEVIINKCDINSGVSQHIEEWCSQRGITVSGKLPFDKRVVEAMVNHQSVVERYPDAEISIMLREVWNNIVKQEVAK
- a CDS encoding CGGC domain-containing protein, which translates into the protein MEKVKIGIIICDRYRTCAGGKCFRAVHNREGAFARYKGQEVEIGAFTTCGGCPGGNIEYAPEEMKKNGVTHIHFATGFIVGYPPCPYMEYFRDFIVEKYGMEVVFGTHPIPQKYFATHGVLNTWKNLVQKGVLDQTLTNEQLRLTYD
- a CDS encoding Mrp/NBP35 family ATP-binding protein gives rise to the protein MSQHFEKISLPGVKNIIVVASGKGGVGKSTVSVNLAIALARNGVKVGLVDADIYGPSVPRMFGMEQVVPEVTVMGDKEVMFPVEKYGVKMISIGFFVGKSQSLIWRGPMAANAITQLCENTQWNDLDYLVIDFPPGTGDIQLSLVQKLALRGAIIVTTPQEIALNDARKAASMFSNPDLKVPILGVVENMSWFTPTQHPEERYFVFGEGGGQILASELGVSLLGQIPLVMEVGLAAEKGFSVFSQSNQQAVAVFEQIAEQVMTAVEA
- a CDS encoding NifB/NifX family molybdenum-iron cluster-binding protein; this encodes MKVAITSSGNSLDSTLDKRFGRCSFFVIYNLESKGFEVIPNPARDSQEGAGPAAVQLVASKGVSKIVSGEFGIKIKPLLDSLQMQLIVLKEADKTIQDIIEMLNHKEV
- a CDS encoding DUF5320 family protein; the encoded protein is MPHLSKTGPQGNGEKTGRGLGDCAQHSTDEMLAKLGRGQAKRRNAGGGEGKGKRRRSEKE
- a CDS encoding DUF134 domain-containing protein, giving the protein MPRQKRLRRIVNPPHYTGFHPVGVEGDALPVLIPFEEYEAIRLSDYELLGQAQASVVMGVSRPTFTRIYESARRKVALAFVLGRPIVFEGGKVYFDSEWHKCNGCGCWFNHPQKSEPVASCPLCGSSHVEVCDVIPSDVDLAASVKELCVCSKCGFQKPHRHGQPCKNETCPMCGSPMRRKN
- a CDS encoding ATP-binding protein gives rise to the protein MTERTTQLKIAIASGKGGTGKTFVSTNMFRSLQQYGSNVVLVDCDAEAPNSVAFFQAKEVARQVVKQLVPVIDTKACTFCGRCHDWCSYNAIFILPPAKVIQVIDDLCHGCGACSVACKANAISEKPVSLGEVASYTTDEGYQIIEANMAVGVMSPVSLIKAAIANIPAEADLAILDSPPGTSCPFVQTASAADYVVLVTEPTPFGLSDLKQSVNTLKEIGKPFGVIVNRAGLGNRDIYTYLKEEKIELLLEIPYDAHIAEVYSRGELIVNTMPNIGMQLNNVVTKIIRKHGSSGNKR
- a CDS encoding NifB/NifX family molybdenum-iron cluster-binding protein, which gives rise to MKKIIAIPLAGEVLSEHFGHCQQFAFVTVENDKILTETRITPPEHQPGLYPRWVAEQGASIVVAGGMGQQAISLFNQQGIDVFVGAPVKAAKALVTDFLAGSLSLNANYCNHDHDHHNH